Proteins from a genomic interval of Aureimonas sp. AU20:
- a CDS encoding UvrD-helicase domain-containing protein encodes MTAASKALHDDNARRAAISVHDQSILVEAGAGSGKTAVMAGRIAAMLAEGVAPKSIAAVTFTELAASELLIRVRDFVADLMTGTIPTELRIAFPGGLSEIHKANFATASAAIDEITCSTIHGFCQRLIKPYPVEADIDPGAGVMDGTQADLAFIEIVEAWLREQLSGGQGGISAEMVLQSPGETVGLIHKIVGNLRKRRTVSAPPATPLAPHLRGFHDATAAFTDFIRTSPTVEEETATLAERLAEMAQAMEDAATAETPAGLIRLLVTPPHPELCTKSGSFLAYRKKGKWAEAAKREGLAKADGELLNAAAEGHYAACCRAWQLLLQNVASRVLSDLIAQVQPLLERFRDYKRSAALLDFDDLIFAARDLLRDHEEVRRALGARFSRVLVDEFQDTDPLQTEIFWRLCGEPPAAGGTDDWAAFQIRPGALFLVGDPKQAIYRFRGADVSAYVRAREAFLAQDADSVLSISTNFRSCAPILTYVNERFEALLSSEGQPGFTALDPFHADRGEAPCVAAVDIAVADEDGKASAERQRDAEAEAVAELCARLIGSEMILDRRSGARRVCRPGDIALLAPTGSDLWRYEEALERHGIPVATQAGKGLFRRQEIQDLIALTRVLADRRDTLALGALLRGPLVGLTEEELLDIIWALPRSEEHPEALPRLDLGVDASAVVHPLARSVIERLQALYRRTNSTTPHDLLSQAVDVMRVRPILLARHRGQAERALANVDLYLSLASAFAVRGLRAFAETMTAAWTDEARAVEGRPDAQEEAVALYTMHAAKGLEWPIVVPVNTMTGIMPAENAVTDRYSDTFYCPVFGVRPAGYDEVRDAEKAELDRERVRLWYVAATRARELLVLPRLDASPSKSAWISLLDLSLADLPALDIAHLPLEMGAAVAGEGNQQTRESFAAEAAAIAERHRRLTWLAPSRDESSAGPVLTSEAVEIWAARDERQPDDEAERPSIQGGRERGLILHKLLEEALTGETAQDSAALTDRARLLIAALGRPAVEDPSQGLSPGELAGCVTRTLALPEIAELRPVLTPELPVYASALLDEIEQATAGVADAIARGSDGTPQVVIDWKSDVLPTLETVDHYRAQVGAYLDMTGAARGLIVLVTTGEIIAVTPSPLAAVAA; translated from the coding sequence ATGACCGCCGCAAGCAAAGCCCTGCACGACGACAATGCCCGCCGCGCTGCCATCAGCGTCCATGACCAGTCCATCCTGGTGGAGGCGGGCGCAGGTTCGGGCAAGACCGCCGTCATGGCCGGCCGCATCGCCGCCATGCTGGCGGAAGGCGTCGCGCCCAAATCCATCGCGGCCGTGACCTTCACCGAATTGGCCGCGAGCGAACTCCTAATCCGCGTCCGCGACTTCGTCGCCGACCTTATGACGGGGACCATCCCGACCGAATTGCGCATCGCCTTTCCGGGCGGGCTGTCCGAGATCCATAAGGCCAACTTCGCGACGGCCTCGGCAGCGATCGACGAGATTACCTGCTCGACCATCCACGGCTTCTGCCAGCGTCTAATCAAACCCTATCCGGTTGAAGCCGACATCGATCCCGGCGCCGGCGTGATGGATGGTACTCAGGCCGATCTCGCCTTCATCGAGATTGTCGAGGCCTGGCTGCGCGAGCAGCTATCGGGTGGCCAGGGCGGCATTAGCGCCGAAATGGTGCTGCAAAGCCCCGGCGAAACGGTGGGCCTCATCCACAAGATCGTCGGCAACCTGCGCAAGCGGCGCACCGTGTCGGCGCCGCCGGCTACGCCGCTCGCCCCGCATCTGCGCGGCTTCCATGACGCTACCGCTGCCTTCACCGACTTCATCCGAACCTCGCCCACGGTCGAAGAGGAAACCGCGACGCTCGCGGAGCGCCTCGCCGAGATGGCGCAGGCGATGGAGGACGCAGCGACCGCCGAAACGCCGGCGGGACTCATCCGGCTGTTGGTAACGCCGCCGCACCCCGAACTCTGCACCAAGAGCGGCTCGTTCCTGGCTTACAGGAAGAAGGGCAAATGGGCTGAGGCCGCCAAGCGCGAGGGTCTGGCCAAGGCCGATGGCGAGCTGCTCAACGCGGCGGCCGAGGGCCATTATGCGGCATGCTGCCGGGCGTGGCAGCTCCTGCTGCAGAATGTCGCCAGCCGCGTCCTGTCCGATCTGATCGCCCAGGTACAGCCGCTGCTGGAGCGATTCCGGGATTACAAGCGATCCGCCGCTCTGCTCGATTTCGACGACCTGATCTTCGCTGCGCGCGATTTGCTGCGCGACCATGAAGAGGTACGCCGCGCGCTGGGTGCGCGCTTCTCCCGGGTCCTCGTCGACGAATTCCAGGACACCGATCCGCTGCAGACCGAGATCTTCTGGCGCCTGTGCGGCGAACCCCCAGCCGCCGGCGGAACCGACGATTGGGCGGCCTTCCAGATCCGCCCTGGCGCGCTGTTCCTGGTCGGCGACCCCAAACAGGCGATCTACCGCTTCCGCGGCGCCGACGTCAGCGCTTATGTTCGGGCCCGAGAAGCCTTCCTTGCCCAGGACGCTGACAGCGTCCTGTCGATCTCGACTAACTTCCGTTCCTGCGCGCCAATCCTCACTTATGTGAACGAGCGCTTTGAAGCGCTGCTGTCGAGCGAGGGGCAACCGGGCTTCACCGCCCTCGACCCGTTCCACGCCGACCGCGGCGAGGCCCCCTGCGTCGCCGCGGTCGACATCGCCGTCGCAGACGAGGACGGCAAGGCGAGCGCCGAACGGCAGCGCGATGCCGAAGCCGAAGCCGTCGCCGAGCTCTGCGCCCGTCTGATCGGCAGCGAGATGATTCTCGATCGCCGCTCCGGCGCCAGACGCGTCTGCCGTCCTGGCGACATCGCGCTGCTTGCGCCGACCGGCAGCGACCTGTGGCGCTACGAAGAAGCCCTCGAGCGGCACGGCATCCCTGTCGCCACCCAGGCCGGCAAAGGCCTGTTCCGGCGGCAGGAGATTCAGGACCTCATCGCGCTGACCCGCGTCCTGGCCGATCGCCGCGATACGCTGGCCCTGGGCGCGCTTCTGCGTGGCCCGTTGGTCGGCCTGACCGAGGAAGAGCTGCTCGACATCATCTGGGCCTTGCCGCGATCCGAAGAGCACCCCGAAGCGCTGCCGCGCCTCGACCTCGGCGTCGACGCCAGCGCCGTTGTCCACCCGCTGGCGCGCTCGGTGATCGAGCGGCTCCAGGCTCTTTATCGGCGGACCAACAGCACGACCCCGCACGATCTGCTGTCGCAAGCGGTGGATGTGATGCGCGTGCGTCCGATCCTGCTCGCGCGCCATCGCGGCCAGGCCGAGCGGGCGCTTGCCAATGTCGATCTCTATCTCAGCCTGGCCTCCGCTTTCGCGGTTCGCGGACTGCGCGCCTTCGCCGAGACGATGACCGCGGCGTGGACCGACGAAGCCCGCGCCGTCGAGGGGCGGCCCGACGCGCAGGAAGAAGCCGTCGCGCTCTACACCATGCACGCAGCCAAGGGCCTCGAGTGGCCGATCGTCGTGCCGGTCAACACGATGACCGGCATCATGCCGGCCGAGAACGCGGTGACCGATCGCTACAGCGATACGTTCTATTGCCCGGTCTTCGGGGTGAGGCCGGCCGGCTATGACGAAGTGCGCGACGCCGAAAAGGCCGAGCTCGATCGCGAGCGCGTCCGGCTCTGGTACGTCGCCGCCACCCGGGCGCGCGAGCTGCTGGTCTTGCCCCGCCTCGACGCCTCGCCGTCGAAGTCGGCCTGGATCTCGCTACTCGACCTGTCGCTCGCCGACCTTCCGGCGCTCGATATCGCTCATCTTCCGCTGGAGATGGGTGCAGCGGTGGCCGGCGAAGGCAACCAGCAGACCCGCGAGAGCTTCGCGGCGGAAGCCGCCGCCATCGCCGAGCGCCACCGACGCCTGACCTGGCTGGCGCCCAGCCGTGACGAAAGCAGCGCCGGCCCGGTGCTCACCTCGGAGGCGGTGGAGATCTGGGCGGCACGCGACGAGCGCCAGCCCGATGACGAGGCCGAACGCCCCAGCATCCAGGGCGGACGCGAGCGCGGCCTGATCCTGCACAAGCTTCTCGAAGAAGCGCTGACCGGCGAGACCGCGCAAGACAGCGCCGCGCTGACCGATCGGGCGCGATTGCTCATCGCGGCGCTCGGTCGGCCGGCGGTCGAAGACCCGTCGCAGGGCCTTTCGCCCGGGGAACTTGCTGGGTGCGTGACCCGCACGCTCGCCTTGCCCGAGATCGCCGAGCTTCGTCCGGTCCTGACCCCCGAGCTCCCGGTCTATGCCTCGGCGCTCCTCGACGAGATTGAACAGGCGACCGCCGGCGTCGCCGACGCCATCGCCCGGGGATCCGACGGGACGCCGCAGGTGGTCATTGACTGGAAGAGCGACGTCCTGCCCACCCTTGAGACGGTCGATCACTACCGCGCTCAGGTGGGGGCCTATCTGGACATGACCGGCGCCGCGCGCGGACTGATCGTGCTGGTGACGACCGGCGAGATCATCGCCGTCACGCCGTCGCCGCTCGCGGCGGTCGCGGCCTAG
- a CDS encoding DEAD/DEAH box helicase, which produces MLTRANATAASQDDLFSEEVSLRLPARLAVDGKVMGSSTRQQAVPATEAVCRLKPFTVRRVGGFETILKSGETLKILSAKTATQLEADLVLLVPDALHPKDIGAALERGEGSWIRPTPLNPASLSAPEMASRLERVTASWEDAFHLREAHAATDVKPAAPGLRRPQIGALHAALAHATRSTEPATIVMPTGTGKTETMLALNARQRFDRLLVVVPTDALRDQIAGKFETFGVLKGQACLDAAAEYPLVTRLSHIPSSVAEVDQLFDSANVIVTTMHIAGRADPQVQEQMAARAAALFIDEAHHIGARTWTEFRGLFVDRTPPIPIVQFTATPFREDGRRVDGEFIYTYPLKKAQEEGYFKPIRFEAVFGLDRPDADMAIIEKLGDVLTADLEAGLNHLAMARCSTIERAKHLHQLYTAIHPEYRPVIVHSQQPLRERRENLAALRRFESRIIVCVDMLGEGFDLPELKIAALHDHHKSIAVTIQFVGRFTRQDSTLGDATVIANTGVDDVDRSLAKLYAEDADWNALVEALSSAKIERQIRRAEMFKGFTGDLNDIPLQTLEPKMNAVAYRTACESWDPFQAEELYDPGSYLGMKINPHQRVAIFVTRAEEQARWTTAQHAINITWDLHMLHWDQASGLLYISSSAKGPFDRLAKAVCGDTARRIEGEDVFRSLHGFKRLILSNLGLIHHQGRGVRYSMYMGVDVADGLDSAKSQSRIKNNVFATGFLDGAPASRGCSAKGKFWSMSPVRDLTDWVDWCQDIGRAVNDPGITTDGVFKSAMRPRQISDRPAVPPVAIHWPESLLMQIEERVEITFGEHAVPFAECDIELLDNARSGPLRFDVVSDNHSAEFEIVFADGGARYPQRAGSKATIKIGGNVQTLSECFADDSPQIDFGDGSLLIYSHLYALPEGETVPPYPPEKLEVWDWSKTNIRAEAQGFEKRADSVQRLVIETLLADPEPYDVIFDDDGKGEIADVVALRITDSVVSVTLFHCKYSGAYTPGARLGDLYEVCGQAQKSARWRDRPNRMLQHMLKREQIRRDKGLSSRVERGSAAMIKKLKAGWQDHRFEYDVRIVQPGLSRQAIGEEGLHLIAGVETYLLETRAMRLRVIGSA; this is translated from the coding sequence ATGCTGACCCGCGCGAACGCCACCGCCGCCAGCCAGGACGACCTCTTCAGCGAAGAGGTGTCGCTGCGGCTCCCTGCCCGGCTGGCGGTCGACGGCAAGGTTATGGGCAGCTCGACGCGTCAGCAGGCCGTGCCGGCCACCGAGGCCGTTTGCCGGCTCAAGCCCTTTACGGTTCGGCGCGTCGGCGGTTTTGAGACGATCCTGAAAAGCGGCGAGACGCTGAAGATCCTCAGCGCCAAGACGGCGACCCAGCTCGAGGCCGACCTTGTGCTGCTCGTTCCCGACGCCCTGCATCCCAAGGACATCGGCGCGGCGCTGGAGCGAGGCGAGGGCAGCTGGATCCGGCCGACGCCGCTCAATCCCGCGTCGTTGAGCGCCCCCGAGATGGCGAGCCGGCTCGAACGGGTGACCGCGTCCTGGGAAGACGCCTTCCACCTGCGCGAGGCGCACGCGGCCACCGACGTCAAACCCGCCGCGCCGGGGCTCAGACGGCCGCAGATCGGCGCGCTCCACGCCGCCCTCGCTCACGCCACGCGCTCGACCGAGCCGGCGACCATCGTCATGCCGACCGGGACCGGCAAGACCGAGACGATGCTGGCCCTGAACGCCCGCCAGCGCTTCGATCGACTGCTGGTCGTGGTCCCGACGGACGCACTTCGCGACCAGATCGCTGGCAAGTTCGAAACCTTCGGTGTCCTCAAGGGTCAGGCCTGTCTCGACGCTGCGGCGGAATATCCCTTGGTGACCCGCCTGTCGCACATTCCCTCGAGCGTCGCCGAGGTCGATCAGCTCTTCGACAGCGCCAACGTCATCGTCACCACCATGCATATCGCCGGCCGGGCCGATCCGCAGGTTCAAGAGCAGATGGCCGCCCGCGCCGCCGCCCTGTTCATCGACGAGGCCCATCACATCGGCGCGCGGACCTGGACCGAGTTTCGCGGGTTGTTTGTCGATCGGACGCCGCCGATCCCGATCGTCCAATTCACCGCCACGCCCTTCCGCGAGGACGGCCGGCGGGTGGATGGCGAGTTCATCTACACCTACCCGCTCAAGAAAGCGCAGGAAGAGGGCTATTTCAAACCGATCCGCTTCGAGGCGGTCTTCGGCCTGGACCGCCCTGACGCCGACATGGCGATCATCGAAAAGCTAGGCGACGTTCTCACCGCCGACCTCGAGGCCGGGCTCAACCACCTCGCCATGGCGCGCTGCAGCACCATCGAGCGCGCCAAGCACCTCCATCAGCTCTACACCGCGATCCATCCGGAATATCGCCCGGTCATCGTCCACAGCCAGCAGCCGCTGCGAGAACGGCGCGAAAACCTCGCGGCGCTACGGCGGTTCGAGAGCCGGATCATCGTCTGCGTCGACATGCTGGGCGAGGGGTTCGACCTCCCCGAGCTGAAGATCGCCGCCCTGCACGACCACCACAAGAGCATTGCGGTGACGATCCAGTTCGTCGGCCGCTTTACCCGGCAGGACTCGACCCTGGGCGACGCGACGGTCATCGCCAACACCGGCGTCGACGACGTCGACCGCTCGCTGGCCAAGCTCTATGCTGAGGACGCCGATTGGAACGCGCTGGTCGAAGCCCTGAGCTCGGCCAAGATCGAACGCCAGATCCGCCGCGCCGAGATGTTCAAAGGCTTCACCGGCGACCTCAACGACATCCCCTTGCAAACCCTCGAGCCGAAGATGAACGCTGTCGCCTACCGGACCGCGTGCGAGAGCTGGGATCCGTTCCAGGCCGAGGAGCTCTACGATCCCGGCTCCTATCTCGGCATGAAGATCAATCCGCACCAGCGCGTGGCGATCTTCGTCACCCGCGCGGAGGAACAGGCCCGCTGGACGACGGCGCAGCACGCCATCAACATCACCTGGGATCTGCACATGCTGCATTGGGACCAGGCCAGCGGCCTGCTCTACATCAGCAGCTCGGCAAAAGGCCCGTTCGATCGCCTGGCCAAGGCGGTGTGCGGCGATACCGCGCGCCGGATCGAAGGCGAGGATGTGTTCCGCAGCCTGCACGGCTTCAAGCGCCTGATCCTGAGCAACCTCGGCCTGATCCACCACCAGGGGCGAGGGGTGCGCTATTCCATGTATATGGGCGTCGACGTCGCCGACGGCCTGGACAGCGCCAAGTCGCAGTCGCGGATCAAGAACAACGTCTTCGCCACCGGCTTTCTCGACGGCGCGCCGGCGTCGCGCGGCTGCTCGGCCAAAGGCAAGTTCTGGTCGATGTCGCCGGTCCGCGACCTCACCGACTGGGTCGACTGGTGTCAGGACATCGGCCGCGCGGTCAACGATCCCGGCATCACCACGGACGGGGTGTTCAAGAGCGCAATGCGGCCGCGCCAGATCAGCGACCGTCCCGCCGTCCCGCCGGTGGCGATACACTGGCCGGAATCGCTCCTGATGCAGATCGAGGAGCGCGTCGAGATCACCTTTGGCGAGCACGCCGTGCCGTTCGCCGAATGCGACATCGAGCTGCTCGACAATGCGCGTTCCGGTCCCTTGCGCTTCGACGTGGTGAGCGACAATCACTCGGCCGAGTTCGAGATCGTCTTTGCCGATGGCGGCGCGCGCTATCCCCAGCGGGCCGGGTCCAAGGCCACGATCAAGATCGGCGGCAACGTGCAGACCCTCTCGGAATGTTTCGCAGACGACTCGCCGCAGATCGATTTCGGCGATGGCTCGCTGCTGATCTACAGCCACCTCTATGCGCTGCCCGAAGGCGAGACGGTCCCGCCCTATCCGCCGGAGAAGCTCGAGGTCTGGGACTGGTCCAAGACCAACATCCGCGCCGAAGCGCAAGGCTTCGAGAAGCGGGCCGATTCGGTCCAGCGGCTGGTGATCGAGACACTGCTCGCGGACCCCGAGCCCTATGACGTGATCTTCGACGACGATGGCAAGGGCGAGATCGCCGACGTGGTGGCGCTCCGCATCACCGACAGCGTCGTCTCGGTGACCCTGTTCCACTGCAAATATTCAGGCGCCTACACGCCCGGCGCTCGGCTCGGCGACCTCTACGAGGTGTGCGGCCAGGCTCAGAAATCTGCCCGCTGGCGCGATCGACCGAACCGGATGCTGCAGCACATGCTGAAGCGCGAACAGATCCGGCGCGACAAGGGCCTCAGCTCCCGCGTCGAGCGCGGATCGGCCGCCATGATCAAGAAGCTCAAGGCCGGCTGGCAGGATCATCGCTTCGAATATGACGTGCGGATTGTGCAGCCGGGGCTTTCCCGCCAAGCCATTGGCGAGGAGGGGCTTCACCTGATTGCAGGGGTCGAGACCTATCTGCTGGAGACCCGCG